The proteins below come from a single Prolixibacter sp. NT017 genomic window:
- a CDS encoding YdeI family protein has translation MKKEEPNELPILPFTSGKAFEDWMAANHTNPDGIWLRLFKKDSGKETVTYDEALDVALCYGWIDGQLKKYDDESWLRKFTPRRNGSKWSKRNTKHVERLTKEGRMKPSGLVEVEKAKSDGRWEQAYEAQSNMTIPDDFMKALSANPEALAFFRNLNKANLYAIAYRLSTAKRPKTREKRMQQILEMMAKGEKFH, from the coding sequence ATGAAAAAAGAAGAGCCAAACGAATTACCCATCCTGCCTTTCACATCGGGAAAAGCATTTGAAGACTGGATGGCCGCGAACCATACCAACCCGGACGGCATCTGGTTGCGATTGTTTAAAAAAGACTCGGGAAAGGAAACCGTGACTTATGACGAAGCGCTGGATGTGGCGCTATGTTACGGATGGATAGACGGACAGCTGAAGAAGTACGATGACGAATCGTGGCTACGAAAATTCACGCCACGTCGCAATGGCAGCAAATGGTCGAAGCGAAACACCAAACATGTTGAACGATTGACGAAGGAGGGAAGAATGAAACCATCCGGACTGGTAGAAGTGGAAAAAGCCAAATCCGACGGACGCTGGGAGCAAGCATACGAAGCACAAAGCAACATGACCATTCCCGACGATTTCATGAAAGCTTTATCGGCCAATCCAGAGGCGTTGGCGTTTTTCCGGAACCTGAACAAAGCCAATCTGTATGCCATTGCATACCGTCTGAGTACCGCGAAGAGACCGAAAACCCGCGAGAAACGTATGCAACAGATTCTGGAAATGATGGCCAAAGGGGAGAAGTTTCATTGA
- a CDS encoding carboxymuconolactone decarboxylase family protein, whose translation MEAHVKIAEVQPEAYQAMLGLEHYVKNSGLTDIHRELIKIRASQINGCAFCIDMHTTDAMKYGETPQRIFLLDAWEETDLFDEKEKAILALTDAVTRIHGDIPAELIVNARKYFDETYLSQIIMGIITINAWNRIGIVSGAASRIEAVQP comes from the coding sequence ATGGAAGCACATGTAAAGATTGCCGAAGTACAGCCGGAAGCATATCAGGCCATGCTCGGTTTGGAACACTACGTTAAAAACAGCGGACTAACCGATATTCATCGCGAGTTAATCAAGATACGGGCATCGCAAATTAATGGTTGTGCCTTTTGCATCGATATGCACACTACCGATGCCATGAAGTATGGCGAAACACCACAACGCATCTTCTTGTTAGATGCGTGGGAGGAAACCGACCTGTTCGATGAAAAGGAAAAAGCCATCCTGGCCCTGACAGATGCCGTTACCCGGATACATGGAGATATTCCTGCCGAACTGATCGTCAACGCACGCAAATATTTCGATGAAACGTACCTGTCCCAAATCATCATGGGCATTATCACCATCAACGCCTGGAACCGGATAGGAATTGTCTCGGGTGCAGCCAGCCGGATTGAAGCGGTTCAGCCGTAA
- a CDS encoding Crp/Fnr family transcriptional regulator, with translation MSRELIQHIRQFTELTDDQSDFIAASVAERKVRKKEFLLTTGDICRANHFVVSGCLRLFFTDEQGNERTIQFAIENWWITDYTSKARKGPSQYCIQAVEDSVVISLDDETSEKLFATVPAFETYFRKILQRAYAASLFRIGLLYSRSKEEMFFGFQRKYPEFVQRVPQYMLASLLGMTPEYLSELRKKTDSSVS, from the coding sequence ATGAGCAGGGAGCTGATCCAACACATTCGCCAGTTTACCGAATTGACGGATGACCAATCCGATTTTATCGCGGCAAGCGTTGCCGAACGAAAGGTGCGGAAAAAGGAGTTCTTACTGACGACCGGCGACATTTGCCGGGCCAATCATTTTGTCGTATCCGGATGCTTGCGACTCTTCTTTACCGATGAGCAGGGGAACGAGCGGACCATTCAGTTTGCCATCGAAAACTGGTGGATAACGGATTATACCAGCAAAGCTCGCAAAGGTCCCAGTCAATATTGTATCCAGGCCGTTGAGGATTCGGTGGTTATCTCGCTGGACGATGAAACCAGTGAAAAGTTATTCGCCACGGTACCTGCCTTCGAGACCTATTTTCGAAAAATACTGCAACGAGCCTATGCTGCGTCATTGTTTCGTATTGGTTTGTTGTACAGTCGTTCCAAAGAGGAGATGTTTTTCGGTTTCCAGCGAAAATATCCGGAATTTGTGCAACGGGTACCGCAATATATGCTGGCATCTTTGCTTGGTATGACGCCCGAATATCTGAGTGAACTCAGAAAAAAGACTGATTCATCCGTTTCTTAA
- the bla gene encoding subclass B1 metallo-beta-lactamase: MKKWLVISLMVFLQGQVWAQQIAQRLKVSDDIVLVKLSERAYVHISQAEIPPFGRVSSNGLVFINGKEAFLFDTPVTEEETRTLVDWLKSSMEVEVVGFVPNHWHIDCMGGIAYLQQQHIPSWANQITVDSAKVKGLPVPDHGFTDSLQLKLGDKTIECYYLGPAHATDNIVVWIPSEKILFPGCLVKSMNSRTLGNTADGDLKAYPATIIKVIDKFTDARIVIPGHGPFGGPELLRHTYRLAESNQ, from the coding sequence ATGAAAAAGTGGTTGGTGATTTCCCTGATGGTCTTTTTACAGGGACAAGTATGGGCGCAGCAAATTGCGCAGCGGCTAAAAGTGTCCGATGACATTGTGTTGGTCAAACTGTCCGAGCGGGCATATGTACATATTTCACAGGCAGAGATTCCACCGTTTGGACGAGTTTCTTCCAACGGATTGGTGTTTATCAACGGAAAGGAGGCATTTCTGTTTGACACACCTGTAACCGAAGAAGAGACCCGGACGTTGGTCGATTGGCTCAAAAGTTCGATGGAGGTCGAAGTCGTTGGTTTTGTTCCCAACCACTGGCATATTGACTGCATGGGGGGAATAGCTTATTTGCAACAGCAGCATATTCCGTCGTGGGCGAACCAGATAACCGTCGACAGCGCGAAAGTAAAAGGCTTGCCTGTTCCCGATCATGGATTCACAGATTCGTTGCAATTGAAACTAGGAGATAAAACCATCGAATGTTATTACTTGGGGCCGGCCCATGCGACCGATAACATTGTGGTTTGGATTCCGTCAGAGAAGATTCTGTTTCCCGGTTGTTTGGTAAAGAGTATGAATTCGCGTACGTTGGGCAATACGGCCGATGGCGATTTGAAAGCCTATCCGGCCACCATTATAAAGGTGATCGACAAATTCACGGACGCCCGCATTGTCATTCCCGGACACGGACCATTCGGCGGCCCCGAATTGTTGAGGCACACGTACCGGTTAGCCGAATCCAATCAATAA
- a CDS encoding DUF3795 domain-containing protein: protein MMVYCGLHCDGCPIHLATIETDLIRKQAMREDIVRQCATEYGIDIQLRDVTDCDGCTAETGRLFSGCRNCNIRNCARERGLDNCAHCSDYPCEKLDSIFGQEPDAKARLDSIHQALA from the coding sequence ATGATGGTTTATTGTGGATTGCACTGCGACGGATGCCCTATTCATCTAGCGACAATCGAGACGGATTTGATTCGGAAACAGGCCATGCGTGAAGATATTGTCAGGCAATGTGCAACGGAGTATGGAATCGATATACAATTGCGCGATGTTACCGACTGTGATGGCTGCACGGCTGAAACAGGTCGCCTGTTTTCCGGTTGTCGGAATTGCAATATTCGGAATTGTGCCCGGGAAAGAGGTCTGGATAATTGCGCTCATTGCAGTGATTATCCGTGCGAAAAGCTTGATTCCATTTTCGGTCAGGAACCGGATGCCAAAGCCCGGCTCGATTCCATTCATCAGGCACTGGCATAA
- a CDS encoding 2'-5' RNA ligase family protein: MNEAALTKHYHQLYTDSIAKIRNEGVVTDELLDDPLDDRRGITLLVRPDDEVKERIRGWLKMLQKAEPEQYYYLTSDLHITLLSVISCYSGFHPEQIDLTSYNQLIRESLAGEDSFSIRMKGITASPSGVMIQGFSENDRLNELRESLRKQFRKSELQQSIDKRYVLQTAHSTVIRFRKPLQHKDTFLDKLEQFRDFDFGTFQVKEIELVTNDWYLRKEKVRTLSRFPLG, encoded by the coding sequence ATGAATGAAGCTGCACTAACAAAGCATTATCACCAATTATACACCGATTCGATAGCAAAGATTCGGAATGAGGGAGTTGTTACGGATGAATTGCTGGATGATCCGTTGGATGACCGGCGAGGAATTACCCTGTTGGTTCGCCCGGACGACGAGGTAAAGGAACGCATTCGTGGTTGGTTGAAAATGCTGCAAAAGGCAGAGCCTGAGCAGTATTATTATCTCACTTCCGATCTACATATCACCCTCTTGTCGGTTATTTCCTGCTACAGCGGATTTCACCCGGAACAGATTGATTTAACGTCCTACAATCAGCTGATTCGTGAAAGTCTGGCAGGCGAAGATTCTTTTTCAATTCGGATGAAAGGAATTACAGCATCACCTTCAGGAGTGATGATTCAGGGATTCAGTGAAAACGACCGGCTAAATGAGTTGCGCGAAAGTCTGCGAAAGCAATTCAGGAAATCAGAACTGCAGCAATCTATCGATAAACGGTATGTTCTGCAGACTGCCCATTCTACGGTTATTCGTTTCCGGAAACCGCTCCAACATAAAGATACTTTCCTGGATAAGCTGGAACAGTTTCGGGATTTTGACTTTGGCACGTTTCAGGTGAAGGAAATCGAATTGGTAACCAACGACTGGTACCTCCGGAAGGAAAAAGTAAGAACACTGAGCCGATTCCCGTTAGGATAA
- a CDS encoding M20/M25/M40 family metallo-hydrolase: MKRILVYLFVCLTTQTYGQSSSNAAHFSIDKKELKQTIRILASDSMEGRLTGTLGQMKAARYIAGEFTKYGLLEAGDNGYYDDFKLVQYYRGETYLKTARNRKLDDFQEMASMSREPINEEKELELIFGGKGTPEDLEQINVKNRMVLVFTKNLRSTYDIEVALEKRKAAGLILANPYNDKQFESIRRTFKNFMTRKRYTFAYSDRSENDSIGFVEFIIPNMQIRHLMKMSARDLNQLIETKAIADCPMNTVRVKCERIVNRTTGRNVIGMLKGTSDTSIYITAHYDHLGTDGRFYFRGADDNASGVASMLELAKLFSGIPELKYNLIFLATTGEEVGELGAKYQVKRADFEPGKVLLNLNIDMVGRVDSQHIGKEAYLYSLGTDTQPKLAALFEKVDQRVPECSFDYTFNNSHDLTGYYMRSDQYKFYEKGIPAVMFFSGLHKDYHKPTDTPEKINYPLLQDRIFLISQVILALQRSESFSLEREQVQATHQ, translated from the coding sequence ATGAAACGAATTCTTGTTTATCTTTTTGTTTGTCTGACAACACAAACCTACGGACAATCTTCGTCCAACGCAGCACATTTTTCAATTGATAAAAAAGAGCTAAAGCAGACCATCAGAATATTGGCATCCGATTCGATGGAAGGAAGGCTGACTGGAACGCTCGGGCAGATGAAAGCGGCCCGGTACATTGCCGGAGAGTTTACCAAATATGGCCTGTTGGAAGCAGGAGACAACGGCTACTACGACGATTTTAAGCTGGTTCAGTATTATCGGGGCGAAACCTATCTGAAGACTGCCCGTAACCGAAAGCTCGATGATTTTCAGGAGATGGCCAGTATGAGCCGAGAACCCATAAATGAGGAAAAGGAACTGGAGCTAATTTTCGGCGGTAAGGGAACACCTGAAGATCTGGAGCAAATCAATGTAAAAAACCGAATGGTTTTGGTTTTCACAAAGAACCTGCGTTCAACGTACGATATTGAAGTTGCACTGGAAAAAAGAAAAGCCGCAGGGTTAATTTTAGCCAATCCATACAACGATAAGCAATTCGAATCCATCCGGAGAACTTTTAAGAACTTCATGACCCGGAAACGATATACGTTTGCTTATAGTGATCGGTCTGAAAATGATAGTATTGGTTTTGTGGAATTTATTATTCCCAATATGCAGATTCGCCATTTGATGAAGATGTCTGCCAGAGACCTCAATCAATTGATCGAAACTAAAGCGATTGCCGATTGTCCGATGAACACCGTTCGGGTGAAATGTGAGCGGATAGTGAACCGAACGACGGGACGAAATGTAATCGGGATGCTAAAAGGAACATCTGATACTTCCATTTACATCACGGCGCACTACGATCATTTGGGAACTGACGGACGTTTTTATTTCCGCGGTGCCGACGATAATGCTTCCGGCGTGGCTTCGATGCTTGAGTTAGCCAAACTGTTTTCCGGTATTCCGGAATTGAAATACAACCTTATTTTCCTGGCGACGACGGGTGAAGAAGTGGGAGAGTTGGGCGCTAAATACCAGGTGAAACGCGCGGATTTCGAACCCGGGAAAGTGTTGCTTAACCTGAATATTGATATGGTTGGACGTGTCGATTCTCAACACATCGGGAAAGAGGCTTATCTCTATTCCCTTGGAACCGATACACAACCGAAACTTGCTGCTCTTTTTGAAAAGGTTGACCAACGAGTCCCGGAATGTTCGTTCGATTATACTTTCAATAATTCGCACGATTTAACCGGGTATTACATGCGTTCCGACCAGTACAAGTTTTATGAGAAAGGCATCCCGGCCGTGATGTTCTTCTCCGGTTTGCATAAAGACTACCACAAACCGACCGACACCCCGGAAAAGATTAACTATCCTCTGTTGCAGGACCGTATTTTCCTGATAAGCCAAGTGATTCTTGCGCTGCAGCGGAGTGAATCTTTCAGTTTGGAACGGGAGCAAGTGCAGGCTACTCACCAATAG